In the Dioscorea cayenensis subsp. rotundata cultivar TDr96_F1 chromosome 12, TDr96_F1_v2_PseudoChromosome.rev07_lg8_w22 25.fasta, whole genome shotgun sequence genome, one interval contains:
- the LOC120274157 gene encoding 40S ribosomal protein S4-like, translating to MPQKHWMLDKLGGAFAPKPSSGPHKGRECLPLILIMRNRLKYALTYREVIAILMQRHVLVDGKVRTDKTYPAGFMDVVSIPKTNENFRLLYDTKGRFRLHSIKDEEAKFKLCKVRSVQFGHKGIPYLNTYDGRTIRYPDPLIKANDTIKLDLETNKIVDFIKFDVGNVVMVTGGRNTGRVGVIKNREKHKGSFETIHVQDATGHEFATRLGNVFTIGKGTKPWVSLPKGKGIKLSIIEEARKRAAAAAATTAA from the exons ATGCCCCAAAAACACTGGATGTTGGACAAGCTTGGGGGTGCATTT GCTCCCAAGCCATCATCTGGTCCTCACAAAGGCAGGGAATGCTTGCCGCTTATCCTTATCATGAGAAATAGGCTGAAATATGCTCTTACTTACCGTGAAGTTATTGCAATTTTGATGCAACGGCATGTTCTGGTCGATGGAAAGGTCCGTACTGACAAGACTTATCCAGCTGGGTTCATGG ATGTCGTGTCAATTCCAAAGACTAATGAGAATTTCCGACTCCTGTATGATACCAAGGGTCGGTTCCGCCTCCACTCAATTAAGGATGAAGAGGCAAAG TTCAAGCTCTGCAAAGTTAGGTCGGTGCAATTCGGACACAAGGGCATTCCCTATCTGAATACCTATGATGGCAGAACAATTCGCTACCCTGATCCTCTTATCAAGGCTAATGACACTATTAAGCTGGACCTAGAGACAAACAAAATCGTCGATTTCATCAAGTTTGACGTTGGAAACGTTGTCATGGTGACCGGTGGGAGGAACACTGGCCGTGTTGGTGTGATCAAGAATAGGGAAAAGCATAAGGGCAGCTTCGAGACAATCCATGTCCAAGATGCAACTGGTCATGAGTTTGCTACTCGTCTCGGCAATGTCTTCACCATTGGGAAGGGCACCAAGCCATGGGTGTCCCTTCCCAAAGGTAAGGGTATCAAACTtagcatcattgaagaagccaGGAAgcgtgctgctgctgctgcagctACTACTGCTGCTTGA
- the LOC120273780 gene encoding uncharacterized mitochondrial protein AtMg00810-like, translating into MVDEFKQRLMNTFEMIDFGLPHYFLGLEVKQEMEGVFILQKRYAEELLKRFHMVNCNNIVTPINVNEKLQVEDGREVANAMKFRSIIGGLIYLTHTHPDIACSVSIVSRFMQAPSKQHYGTAKRVLRYIADIQTVTRVAPFVIDVAHQEVCSVWVQVTL; encoded by the exons ATGGTGGATGAATTCAAGCAAAGGTTGATGAATACATTTGAGATGATAGATTTTGGTCTACCTCATTACTTCCTAGGACTCGAGGTTAAACAAGAAATGGAAGGGGTGTTTATTTTACAAAAGAGATATGCTGAAGAGTTACTCAAACGCTTCCACATGGTGAACTGCAATAACATTGTTACACCAATAAATGTCAATGAGAAATTACAAGTAGAGGATGGTAGAGAGGTAGCAAATGCAATGAAGTTCAGAAGCATAATAGGTGGACTGATATACTTGACGCACACGCACCCCGATATAGCATGTTCAGTAAGCATTGTATCTAGGTTTATGCAAGCTCCTTCAAAACAGCATTATGGTACAGCAAAGAGGGTTCTCAGGTACATTGCAG ATATACAGACAGTGACTAGGGTGGCTCCATTTGTGATAGACGTAGCACATCAGGAAGTGTGTTCAGTCTGGGTTCAG GTTACTCTGTGA
- the LOC120273779 gene encoding biotin carboxyl carrier protein of acetyl-CoA carboxylase-like has product MNKRMPLLPYVKASEAASEVASDTDSLTKSEHSSSTGENVQKSAFPNGFERLILELCDETTVAELKLKIGGFEMYVRRDISSSIAQIPTIPPNALPIQAPPIPSKPMSELGPLAPPAVPQKPPRTPSSPFINVPSAKDAKLAALEDSGAKTYVIVASPTVGSFQRARTLKGKRQPPSCKEGDMIKEGQVIGYLISLANELPIRVSRFSF; this is encoded by the exons ATGAACAAGAGAATGCCACTTTTGCCTTATGTAAAGGCCTCTGAAGCTGCATCAGAAGTGGCATCTGACA CAGATTCTTTAACCAAGTCTGAACATAGTTCATCAACTGGGGAGAATGTACAGAAATCAGCCTTTCCTAATGGATTTGAG AGGTTGATCTTGGAATTATGTGATGAAACCACAGTCGCTGAGCTAAAATTAAAG ATTGGAGGCTTTGAGATGTATGTGCGGAGGGACATATCTTCTTCAATTGCTCAAATTCCCACTATTCCTCCAAATGCCCTGCCTATTCAAGCACCGCCAATTCCAAGCAAACCAATGTCTGAATTAGGTCCTCTTGCACCACCAGCTGTGCCACAGAAACCGCCCCGTACACCTTCAAGTCCATTCATAAATGTCCCATCTGCAAAAGATGCAAAGTTGGCTGCATTGGAGGACTCTGGAGCGAAAACATATGTTATAGTCGCTTCTCCTACA GTTGGTTCTTTCCAGAGGGCAAGGACATTGAAAGGGAAAAGGCAACCTCCAAGCTGTAAAGAG GGAGATATGATCAAAGAAGGGCAGGTCATTGGCTACTTGATCAGTTTGGCAAACGAATTACCAATCAGAGTAAGTCGCTTTTCCTTTTAA
- the LOC120273401 gene encoding 40S ribosomal protein S21-like — protein MICSSATNRLITAKDHASVQINIGHIDENGMYTGQHTTFALCGFIRAQGDADSALDRLWQKKKAEVRQQ, from the exons ATGATTTGCAGTTCGGCGACGAACAGGCTGATCACTGCGAAAGATCACGCTTCGGTGCAGATCAACATCGGACATATCGATGAGAACGGAATGTATACTGGCCAGCACACCACCTTCGCTCTCTGCGGGTTCATCCGTGCTCAG GGTGATGCTGATAGTGCTCTAGACAGGCTCTGGCAGAAGAAAAAGGCTGAAGTTCGCCAGCAATAG